The Felis catus isolate Fca126 chromosome X, F.catus_Fca126_mat1.0, whole genome shotgun sequence genome includes a region encoding these proteins:
- the ARR3 gene encoding arrestin-C isoform X8 yields MFVMLTCAFRYGHDDLDVIGLTFRKDLYVQVQQVFPPEPTSTQGPLTVLQERLLQKLGDNAYPFTLQMVVNLPCSVTLQPGPEDAGKACGIDFEVKSFCAENVEEKISKRDSVRLVVRKVQFAPLEPGPGPCAQTVRHFLLSSQPLQLQAWMDREVHYHGKPISVNVSINNCTNKVIKKIKISVDQITDVVLYSLDKYTKTVFIQEFTETIAANSNFSKSFAVTPLLAANCQKQGLALDGKLKHGDTNLASSTILHSSLQPGMNKELLGILVSYKVRVNLMVSGGGILGDLITSDVGVELPLILMHPKPSHEGASSEDIVIEEFARQEHRGEESQEALAAEGDEGS; encoded by the exons A TGTTTGTCATGTTGACATGTGCCTTTCGCTATGGCCATGATGACTTGGACGTGATCGGTCTGACATTCCGCAAAGATCTGTATGTACAGGTGCAGCAAGTGTTCCCACCTGAGCCCACcagcacccaggggcccctcacagTACTACAGGAGCGACTGCTGCAAAAGTTGGGGGACAATGCCTACCCCTTTACCCTGCAG ATGGTTGTTAACCTGCCCTGTTCGGTGACACTGCAGCCAGGTCCCGAAGATGCGGGAAAG GCCTGTGGGATTGACTTTGAAGTGAAGAGCTTCTGTGCTGAAAACGTGGAGGAGAAAATCTCCAAGAG AGACTCTGTGCGGCTGGTGGTTCGAAAAGTACAGTTTGCACCCCTGGAACCAGGCCCTGGTCCCTGTGCCCAGACCGTCCGCCACTTCCTTTTGTCATCTCAGCCCCTACAACTCCAGGCCTGGATGGACAGGGAG GTTCACTACCATGGCAAACCCATCTCTGTCAATGTTTCTATCAACAACTGCACCAACAAGGTCatcaaaaaaatcaagatttcag TCGACCAGATCACAGACGTTGTCCTGTATTCCCTAGACAAGTACACCAAGACCGTGTTCATTCAGGAGTTCAC GGAGACTATAGCTGCTAACTCCAACTTCTCTAAGAGCTTCGCAGTAACCCCACTCCTGGCTGCCAACTGCCAGAAACAGGGCCTGGCACTGGATGGCAAACTCAAGCATGGTGATACTAATCTGGCCTCTAGCACAAT TCTTCATTCCAGTCTTCAACCTGGAATGAACAAGGAGCTGCTGGGGATCCTGGTGTCCTACAAAGTGAGAGTCAACTTGATGGTGTCTGGTGGAGG CATCCTAGGCGACCTGATCACCAG CGATGTTGGTGTGGAGCTGCCCCTGATCCTGATGCATCCAAAGCCATCACATG AGGGTGCTAG CTCTGAGGACATAGTCATCGAGGAGTTCGCTCGTCAGGAGCACCGTGGGGAGGAGAGCCAGGAGGCTTTGGCGGCGGAGGGGGATGAGGGAAGCTGA